One genomic segment of Aliarcobacter cibarius includes these proteins:
- the hisA gene encoding 1-(5-phosphoribosyl)-5-[(5-phosphoribosylamino)methylideneamino]imidazole-4-carboxamide isomerase yields the protein MDILPAIDLKDGKAVRLSKGLMDSAKIYSDEPWQVAKRFEELGSKWVHIVDLNGAFEGKPANLEQIKKIRENCNLKIELGGGIRDEKTIQMYLELGVDRLILGSIAVKNPEFVKEMAKKYPIAVGIDALNGMVAVEGWAEVSTMKATDLAQEFANAGVEAIICTDISKDGMLCGVNVEFTKDIAISSGIYTIASGGVKDINDIKACKENGHVGGVIVGKAFYEETLDLEEAFKIL from the coding sequence ATGGACATACTACCAGCAATTGATTTAAAAGATGGAAAAGCTGTAAGGCTCAGCAAAGGTCTTATGGATAGTGCAAAAATATACTCTGATGAGCCTTGGCAAGTTGCAAAAAGATTTGAAGAATTAGGAAGTAAGTGGGTTCATATCGTAGACTTAAATGGAGCATTTGAAGGAAAACCTGCAAATTTAGAACAAATAAAAAAGATTAGAGAAAATTGTAACTTAAAAATTGAGCTTGGTGGTGGAATTAGAGATGAAAAAACTATTCAAATGTATCTTGAATTAGGTGTTGATAGATTAATTCTTGGTTCAATAGCCGTAAAAAATCCAGAATTTGTAAAAGAAATGGCAAAAAAATATCCAATTGCTGTTGGAATTGATGCATTAAATGGAATGGTTGCTGTTGAAGGATGGGCAGAAGTTTCAACTATGAAAGCTACTGACTTAGCTCAAGAGTTTGCAAATGCTGGTGTTGAAGCAATAATTTGTACAGATATTAGTAAAGATGGTATGCTTTGTGGAGTTAATGTAGAATTTACTAAAGATATTGCTATTTCAAGTGGTATTTATACAATAGCAAGTGGCGGTGTAAAAGATATAAATGATATAAAGGCTTGTAAAGAGAATGGTCATGTTGGCGGAGTAATTGTCGGAAAAGCTTTTTATGAAGAAACTTTAGATTTAGAAGAGGCTTTTAAAATTTTATAA
- a CDS encoding MarC family protein, with the protein MDFFISTFIKMFFIMTPFFVLSVFLTITNEATLHDKRKLAIKVTFSVMVIALVLLFFGQHIFKIFGITLDAFKIGAGALLFLTAVGLIYGNKDGQKPTDTNLSDLAVVPLALPITIGPGSIGVLLVMGAEFNSFSKLLIGSLAILCAIFLIGTMLYLSSIIEKFIGKNGLLIISKITGLFLAALSAQIMFDGIKGFLGL; encoded by the coding sequence ATGGATTTCTTTATTTCAACATTTATAAAAATGTTTTTTATTATGACGCCATTTTTTGTTCTTAGTGTATTTTTAACTATAACTAATGAAGCAACTTTACATGATAAAAGAAAATTAGCTATTAAAGTTACTTTTTCTGTTATGGTTATAGCTTTAGTTTTACTTTTTTTTGGGCAACACATTTTTAAAATATTTGGTATAACTCTTGATGCTTTTAAAATTGGAGCAGGGGCACTACTATTTTTGACAGCAGTTGGTCTTATTTATGGAAACAAAGATGGACAAAAGCCAACAGATACAAATTTATCTGATTTAGCTGTTGTTCCTTTGGCTTTACCTATAACTATAGGACCCGGAAGTATTGGGGTATTACTTGTAATGGGAGCTGAATTTAATAGTTTTTCTAAATTGCTAATAGGAAGTTTGGCTATTCTTTGTGCGATTTTTTTAATAGGTACTATGCTTTACTTATCGAGTATAATAGAGAAATTTATAGGGAAAAATGGATTATTAATAATTTCAAAAATCACTGGTCTTTTTTTAGCAGCGCTATCAGCTCAAATAATGTTTGATGGAATAAAAGGATTTTTAGGATTATAA
- the hisH gene encoding imidazole glycerol phosphate synthase subunit HisH → MLGIIDYNMGNLASVYNACLKFTKDVKIVKEPDEIKNLDKLILPGVGAYKDAMEHLESSGLKDEIINFANSKKPLLGICLGMQLLFESSEEFGYTKGLNLIEGQVVKFDKNRMEEDLKIPHMGWNRIINKQNPLFKDLENPYLYFVHSYHAKTKDEYVIGETTYGYTFVSAVNKNNIFGFQPHPEKSHNNGLKILENFINL, encoded by the coding sequence ATGCTAGGAATAATAGACTATAATATGGGAAATTTAGCAAGTGTTTATAATGCTTGTTTAAAATTTACAAAAGATGTAAAAATAGTAAAAGAACCCGATGAAATAAAAAATTTAGATAAGCTAATTCTTCCAGGTGTTGGAGCATACAAAGATGCTATGGAACATTTAGAAAGTAGTGGATTAAAAGATGAAATTATAAATTTTGCAAATAGTAAAAAACCTCTTCTGGGAATTTGCTTAGGAATGCAACTACTTTTTGAAAGTAGTGAGGAATTTGGATATACAAAAGGTCTAAATTTAATAGAAGGTCAAGTTGTAAAATTTGATAAAAATAGAATGGAAGAAGATTTAAAAATTCCACATATGGGATGGAATAGAATAATCAATAAACAGAACCCACTTTTTAAAGATTTAGAAAATCCTTATTTATATTTTGTACACTCATACCATGCCAAAACAAAAGATGAGTATGTTATTGGAGAGACAACATACGGTTATACTTTTGTAAGTGCTGTAAACAAAAATAATATTTTTGGTTTTCAACCACATCCAGAAAAATCACATAACAATGGACTTAAAATTTTAGAGAATTTTATAAATTTATAA
- a CDS encoding GGDEF domain-containing protein — MSSNKKITLIIFSMITILTVIIVVLVAIGSRQTGYEGVKKKAYLTADIVKKSLTSHMVNGNMDQRDVFLNSISQLDNVKDLWVIRAKSVSEQFGKSTLSNENPKDNVDLEVLQTGKEKTVINESFFNANLRVTIPYTASSMDKPNCLSCHNAKEGEVLGAISLSFDIREDRVSNIIVLLYIIGTIAIFLVIILIYIRNKIAPYTSSFDQITDTLKKVHEGDYSVRAKNGVLKEDKEASIWLNELIDKLETVLTGIEKNLTSFVHNRSVNMNHDKLITAKEIIEDISEIYNYKKTIENDLTKEDIYYRLTIVLRDKLEIKNFFIFETDLMKNERKTIFASKEKIPCCNLTKGIKEYCRAERTNSIIASENFPEICRIASCKDDDKHICIPFFVNEQANIVIHIVSNNEEELNHVKSQIGIIKKYLEETKPILESKILMDALKHKNLTDALTGLYNRKYLDEFIDKKLPLELKEGTTFAIMFLDIDYFKMVNDTYGHDVGDDILRKLSIVMKKCISENEFIIRYGGEEFLILMRNPTEESAHELALKINKEFSKIVFNYNGDSFTKTVSIGYSFYTKDTDQFYKCIKYADISLYEAKSTGRNKVVRFTKDILKNGDKLDY, encoded by the coding sequence ATGAGTTCTAATAAAAAGATAACTTTAATTATCTTCTCAATGATTACCATTTTAACAGTAATAATTGTTGTTTTAGTTGCTATTGGTTCAAGACAAACTGGATATGAAGGAGTTAAGAAAAAAGCCTATTTAACTGCTGATATTGTAAAAAAATCTCTTACAAGCCACATGGTAAATGGCAATATGGATCAAAGAGATGTTTTCTTGAATAGTATAAGCCAACTAGATAATGTAAAAGATTTATGGGTTATTAGAGCAAAAAGTGTAAGTGAACAATTTGGAAAATCAACTCTATCAAATGAAAATCCTAAAGATAATGTAGATCTTGAAGTTCTTCAAACAGGAAAAGAAAAAACTGTAATTAATGAATCTTTTTTCAATGCAAATTTAAGAGTAACTATCCCCTACACTGCCTCGTCTATGGATAAGCCAAATTGTCTATCTTGTCATAATGCAAAAGAAGGTGAAGTTTTAGGAGCTATATCATTAAGTTTTGATATTAGAGAAGATAGAGTTTCAAACATTATTGTTCTTTTATATATTATTGGAACTATAGCAATATTCTTAGTTATTATTTTAATCTATATTAGAAATAAAATTGCCCCTTACACAAGCTCATTTGATCAAATAACAGATACTTTGAAAAAAGTTCACGAAGGAGATTACTCAGTTAGAGCAAAAAATGGTGTTCTAAAAGAAGATAAGGAAGCTTCTATTTGGTTAAATGAATTAATTGATAAACTAGAAACTGTATTAACAGGTATTGAAAAAAATCTAACATCTTTCGTTCATAATAGATCTGTAAATATGAATCATGATAAATTGATAACTGCAAAAGAGATTATAGAAGATATTAGTGAAATATATAACTACAAAAAAACTATTGAAAACGATTTAACGAAAGAAGATATTTATTATAGATTAACAATAGTTTTAAGGGATAAACTAGAAATAAAAAACTTTTTCATATTTGAAACTGATTTAATGAAAAATGAAAGAAAAACAATATTTGCTTCAAAAGAGAAAATACCTTGCTGTAATTTAACAAAGGGTATAAAAGAGTATTGTAGAGCTGAAAGAACAAACAGTATTATTGCTTCTGAGAATTTTCCAGAAATTTGTAGAATTGCTTCATGTAAAGATGATGACAAGCACATTTGTATACCATTTTTTGTAAACGAACAAGCAAATATTGTAATACATATAGTAAGCAACAATGAAGAAGAATTAAACCACGTAAAATCTCAAATTGGTATAATCAAAAAGTATCTAGAAGAAACGAAACCTATTTTAGAAAGTAAAATTTTAATGGATGCACTAAAACATAAAAATCTTACTGATGCTTTAACAGGTCTTTATAATAGAAAATATTTAGATGAATTCATAGATAAAAAACTTCCTCTTGAATTAAAAGAGGGAACTACTTTCGCAATAATGTTTTTAGATATTGATTACTTCAAAATGGTGAATGATACATATGGTCATGATGTTGGAGATGATATTTTAAGAAAACTTTCAATTGTTATGAAGAAATGTATTAGTGAAAATGAATTCATAATAAGATATGGTGGAGAAGAGTTCTTAATTCTAATGAGAAATCCAACAGAAGAAAGTGCTCATGAATTAGCCCTCAAAATAAATAAAGAATTCTCTAAAATAGTATTTAATTATAATGGAGATTCATTTACAAAAACAGTAAGTATTGGTTACTCTTTCTATACAAAAGATACAGACCAGTTCTATAAATGTATTAAATATGCTGATATTTCATTATATGAAGCAAAATCAACTGGTAGAAATAAAGTTGTAAGATTTACAAAAGATATACTAAAAAATGGTGATAAATTAGACTATTAA